Sequence from the Lates calcarifer isolate ASB-BC8 unplaced genomic scaffold, TLL_Latcal_v3 _unitig_4504_quiver_2592, whole genome shotgun sequence genome:
actCTGTTTGTCTGATTTATTCTCTTGAGAAGTAAATTTAATCAATAACACACTTCCTCATATTTCACCATGGCTGACCGACTTTGGACACTAAGTCCAAAACAGTGATGTTTGACAGTTGtcctacagtatgtgtgagttAGATATCACACCTGTTGGTTACATAACAAAGCAGTGTAAACAGTCCTGCCAACCACAGCACATCCATTGATGTAGTGAGCCAGaattttctctttgtgctgCATCTGGTCAAGTGACCTCCAGCTCTGGGAAGGTGAGTTCAATTATCTGTTTACAAGTTACTGCTGAGGAGAGGTTAATTTGACGTGAGTGATATTTACAGATTTGTTGGGCCTGTTCACTACTAATAGCAAaagcacacattcatacattgATGTTACTGAATTTAGGTGCAAGCAAAGTGACCTTCTGGAGGAGGATCTCCCACAACATGGCAACCCAGAAGTTGTCATTGATTAAcgacaaatatattttaaagaaaaatacctatatacatacatacaatacatacataaaaaaatcactggTGCCAACAtctaaaatcagattttatacaacaaaactttaaaacacaaGCTCAATATGATCTAAAATAATGTAGGCCTTAAAACTACATTCACACAGAATCCCTCTTCAATTACAGTTTATAATTAGTGAGTTGTACCAAGTTGGATTtaagcgtttttttttttaaatttaacttcGGATATTTTTCCAAAGAGTGatatatttggggaaaaaaaccaACTAATattatgacttttatttttgtgtaaatgtcaaaataatatATCCGGTTCAGGGTCGATGTATTTCCGGGTAACGGTACAGATTTGTCAAATAGTCCGTGCATGGCATGGTTGACAGGATACCTAACGATTCGGCAACAGAACCAGGGTGGACATTTTTATCAGCCTGGAACAGAAGTTAAACTGCCAGATTAAGGAGTAACACCGTGTCCTCTGACCATTTGACCAACTGTCCTCACTCTGCGAGAGCGCAGTTTTCACATTTGTCATTGCTCGGTTAGCTAACTATTTTACGTTGGTCTTTGAAAATGGCGGATGTACCGACGGAGAAGAGCCTGGACGATTTCTTTGCCAAGCGggataaaaagaagaagaaagaaaagggaaagggTAAGGAGTCTGCCGTCGGGCCCACGTCGACTGCAGTGAAAAAGACtaagaaggagaaggaaaaatcGGCAAAAAATGAGAACCAAGACGCACAGATTGAGAAGGTAACCAACGCTACTCTtctgtaacttttttttcctcagcagcGTCTATTGCACACACCGGTGTCGTGTCACATTTTGTATCCTCGTCGTTATCTGCCTCTTCCGTACATGTAGCTTGCTTGCTTACAGCTCTCTGAAATTTCACCAGGTTATGAAGGATAATAAGCATTTCAGCATGAAGTGACAACGCCGGTTGCTAGCTAGCATATGGTTTCTCCTGGCACACTTTGTGACGGGGGTAACAAAATTCATCATCACacactttttgtgtttttcttgcacCTTTATCTTTACGTGAGCGAGCTGTTAAAGCGGGTTCGTGACATAATATTACATGTAATGCCTGTACATTTAGCTATCATAGTGTCACTGGCCTTGTGTTTGCATGGGGAAAGCTGTCGTCCCCCTTCGATTAAATCGTGGCTTTCCAGCTAGGCCGAGCCGCCATTTGTCATAAGTTTTTACGGGGGTACCAGCCTTAAAGCTTTCAAATCACATGAAGGTATGATAAAATGCCAAAACTAAGTTACTTATTATAAGATTAAAAGCCTTTCATATTGGTGTGTAACGTTGCCCCAAACCACTATAGCTTGTGTGACCATTTCTTGGGAAGAACTGGTCAGAGTGCAGATGTTTGTCACCTACAGAAATGATAGTAGGGTTTTGGAAGTTGTAGGAATTTATTACATTGTAAGGTACTTTTGAGTTAATGGTTCCGTCTGCCTAGGAGGACGAGGAGTGGAAAGAGTTTGAGCAGAAAGAAGTGGATTACAGCGGGCTTCGGCTGCAAGCTTTACAAATAAGGTGAgaatgaaattatttatttggttGTCATGAGTACTTGGTCACATGAGGAGTTGTCAGTTGCATCTGAGCCTTGGTGTCATCAAGTGGGAGCCAGTAAAGATCATGGCCCCTATGACCCATCctacaacatttcaaaaaatatCGTTTTAACCATGGCTAATTTATTGTAGTGCTGACAGCACTAAAGATGACATTTGttgttgacatgtttttatgGAGCTGCTATCGTGCATTGGTTGTGGGACATGGTCTAGAGGAAGTTGGCTGAACCAGTGCAGCTCATCatgtcttcatctgtctgtctgatgttttgcagtgatgagaaagaggaagaggagtacGAGAAGGAGGAGGTTGGTGAGGATGGAGAGATCATTCTagtcagtggagacaaagtgtCGGGGCCCTGGAACAAATCTGGAGCTGCTCCCCCTCCTGCTGCACCTGTGGGTGAGTAAACCAACTCCACTTGTAATGCTGGCTTGTAAACATGCCACTGGTAATAAAGCTGTATTTGCTTTTCACTCTGGTCATTTTACAGATACTGAGCTCATATTTCTTGTATTTCGTCTATCACTTGTGTTTTTGGAATATATGACAGGGCACCGTTTTCCAGTGCATTCCAAGCCACACAAATAAAGtgaatttttgattttattgtatCTTGAAAAAATTACATACACAGcctgcagctgtaaataaatgattaagGTCTATGTACTGTGATTTTATTAAATAAGatagataagataagataatcctttataTATATGCATGCAACTGGAATTTGCTCCTGGAAATCTGGTTTTCTTGTCTAACTGATGTTATCTGTGCACTTTCAGAGGATGTAGAGGTGCCTGAGGCAAAGCCTGCTGGTGTATATCGCCCTCCAGGGGCTCGGCTGTCCACTAACAGACGAGGTCCCAGCCAGGGCCCTCCTGAGATTTTCAGTGATGCACAGTTCCCCTCTCTGCTGGCCACTGCTAAGCATGTGGAGACACGCAAGTAAGCAGAGTTCAAGTGACAGTAGTTTGTTCAACATGGTTTTCAGAAAAATACAGACTGCAATTTCTCAGAACCCAAAATGAAGTCCAAACTTAAAATATGTTCAGTTTACAACCttgtaaaatgtctttttttttttttttaacaattgtGTAAAATGCTCACATTAAAGATGAAACCAGGCACTGTTTACTGTGTCTTGATAAAGGACTTAGAGGATAGTTTGTTAATTTGCAggcagttcattttctgtctgatttactgactgattgattgttCTGACACTAAAGTTATACATATCTGTCTTTTagggacagagagatggagaagacCTTTGAGGTTGTGAAACACAGGAACCGTGGTAGAGAGGAGACCGGTGGTGCATCCATGCAGCACTTGCAGCTTGACAACCAGTACGCCATCCTGGGGGATAAGTAAAGCCGCTCCCCCTCCGTCCCCTGGCCCCTCCAGCGCGGTCCTGCCCAGCCCCCTGAAGGAAGCTGAACTCCAGCTGTGTGGACTGCAGTCCTGACAGAGCTCACGCtgccaccaccatcaccacactggttactcacacaaacacacagccttgtatacacacacacacacacacacacacacacacacacacacacacacactcactcactcactcactcactcatatGCAACATTATCACTgcagcacatgcacatacagtgaCACTCCCTTAAAAAATATCGATAACACACTTTACATACAATTGGTTGGCAAAcctgaaggactgcatctgaAGGGGCTGTTGAAAGAGGGAATAATTGAAGCGGAATTAGCAAAATACACCCAAACGTacaacactgcagcaacaaaagaCAACATAGTTGTCCTTTGTGGATTGTAATCAGAGCAGCAGTTGTATGGCGCAACTTCTCTCTGGACTTCAACTTGGTTTGATAAAGCCACAGAGGATTGAAGAAGACTTTAGGCAAGATGATTTTACAAACTTCTGtgaaaatatctatttttttgCAAGATCGCTATAACCCAATCGCACATGGTTATTTTGGGGTGTGTTTTTGAGTTGTGGTTGGGGCTTCGGAATTGGGGAAACTACCTCAGCAGCATAGCTGGTGGTGACCATGTGGACTGAGCTTTTTTTCCGCTGTGGTGGTGAACTGGGGCAAACACCGGCCCCcatacaccccccacccctcctcctcctcctcttcttccacaTACAAGCTGGCCATCAGGCTCTTTGATTTAGAAACTTGAagctttgcttttttccttcacgatgatgacgatgatgatgatgacactgCGAAGATCTATGGACAAGAAGTGATAGGTTGTGGTCCTCATTTAGAATTTCTATATAAAGTGGCCTTACTGATAGAGAGAAACTGCTTTGTCATCTGAAGAGAACTTTGCTTGTTATCTCACGGGCTCTTGCCTGCCTTTGGATCTCACcactttgtgaaaaaaaaaaaacatatacaaaagaaaaaaatccttctgTTCGAGAATGTAGTGCTGTTGTAGTTTGCGTGATGATTACAACTACTAACTGTCTATCATATccacttttcagtttttctgccCTTCCTGTTTTTTGGTCTCTTCTAGACATCAGCTAAAGCGCAATTAAAGCTCGTTTCTAATCCCAAACCATTCTTTTGGTAACAAATGCTTTACTGTGGTTTGTCTGCATTTGTCACAAATGTTACAATGCCaacaaaatgatggaaaaccaCTTTAAATGCATAATTTGAAGTTGCCCATATTGTCGCTCTGTGGTACATTTCAACTCCAGTTTTAAGACCGATCTTTTTTTATCAAGGCTTTTCCTCCTCTATTATCATACTGTCTCAGCCTTCATTGCAGCCGTTTAGAACAGGTAGTTTGTGCATAACTTCATTTTCCAGAGAGTTACAGTGACTGCTGGTCTGTAAATACAAACTGTCACCAAACCAACAGAGTACTATCCACTTCCAAATCAGTGGTACGCCCAGTTAAAATCAAATGGGTTTTTACTACAAGCATAGTTATGTTTAGAAAGGTGAAGAACTGGATTtatgttctgtgtttctgtcctttCCATAAAAGATGTCAGGGAGTGTTGATTCCTGCTGGGACACTTTGCGTGGACATAGATAATATTTGTGATGAAAAGAGAAGAGCctaacacagaaaataaagtgatCCTTGTGAATTGAGTCTCGTCTGAATCTTTAAAGTTAAAAACTGGAACCTCTACACAGTGTCTTTTTCCAGAAAAGATATTGTTTATTTGTAAACTCAAGACTTGTTTTAACCTGCTGTTCATAATCACTTACTCTATTCCTGTGATTTCTCACTTTGTCAGAGCAGGTGATAGTTTATTCACCATTTGTCAAAATTATCCAGAGTTCCtaggctttaaaaaaatacatttcaaatgacCTTAtaccaaacacatgaacaaataaaagaaactttTCCCACACAACCgacttaaaatgtttatttgaagGAGGCAGTAACACCAGCAGAGTAATGAAATGGTCATTTCTGCCATCTGTTgagctcctctgctgtgtgtcttcTATCATGTTTGCTTCCCCTGAGAAGATGGGACATTTAACGTATAcaggttaaaatgaaaataaatatgaattgcCACATACTCTTTTACCCTCCCTCTTAAAACATGCAGTTTTAAGGTTGTTTTTCCGATGATACTTATTTTTTACTTCTAAAAAACATATCTCAAATTCTAGTTTTGGTGAGTGCTGAATACTTTCTTACCTGGCTCacatttgtttcagttgttgtgcCATTTACCTGTCACCTGAAGGGAAAGATTTCAGTTGTAATGTCTTCTTTTCCATTGTTTAACTGGGTAAAAAACTCACAATGTTAAAGAAAATTTCAGGGGACATCTTTGCCATTAATTAAAGCTTATTATGATGCTAGCTAGTTCTGCGACAGTCATCTCTCCTGTGGAACCAGgtaaattacttttaatttgtgTAACCTTGTGAGCACttcttcaaaaataataaaatcactttCTCCTGCTGCCACCTTTGTCACCCACCAGcagttttggtttcacagtTGGCATTGTACTCTCTGTAGCcccctgaaaatgaaatatatagcaattgaattaaaaacaaaattccaATCCTAAACCAATGACAAAACATTGGGTGTTTGCATAATGtcctttttgtttattatattcCTGCAATGTCATTACATTAGATTTCAAACAAGGCAGCAAAACAGTCAATcagtaaatctgtttgtgaTACTTgatatgttattttttacttttgaaagtCATTTCAAATTCTAATTTCAGTGAGCAGTGAATACTTTCTTACCTGGGTCACATTCCCTTCAGTTGTTAGAGGTGGAAAACCATCAGGATTTTCAAGAGGGCGCCATACACCTATCATCTGAAGGGAAAGAGGACATTATTTTGGGAATTTAGAATTACACTTTGATGATGATAAATCTGAAATATAGGATCATTCTATCCACTCTAACTTCACACTCTAAGGTTTACATTAGGGAGTTTGTATTATCAGAATTGAAAATGTGCTCTCATTCATCCTCAGTGTGGAGCTCAGCAGAGAGTGAATTCTGAAAGGTAATGTTTAATGTACAAAAAATAGATccaacaaaagaaacaaagacaaacagtgccacttaaactgagaaaactgggcttttgttttccttgtttaaCCAGGTAAAACTCACTGACATAAAGACAACTGAAGGAGACATCTTTGTCATTGGCAAACTCAAAACCTCCCTAATAAATTAAAGAttatatacattacattactgaaAATAACGGTTATGTTCATTATAGATTCATCTGGAAATATTTTTCTCGATCAGTTGATTAATCGTTAATTTACCACATCCATGTTCTATCATatatgtcaaagaaaaagaaaatcttcaCATTCAAGAAGCCTTGTGTCACAGATCCACATCCCCCTGCTTTTACTCTCTCCGGCCACAGGGTGGCACTGGCGGGCTCAACAAACTTAAACTCAGCTACGTAAGGTAtcgtaaaataaacaaagcaaacaaagaatCATGAGCCAGGCGGTGGGACTACTTTAAACTATGGCTGTTTATGGAGCTTATCTTGATGCTAGCTAGTCCCGCGACAGTCATCTCTCCTGTGGAACCAGGTAAATTACTTTTAACTTGTGTAACCTTGTGAGCACTTTCATGATAAATTCATAAAATCACTTTCTCCTGCTGCCACCTTTGTTACCTACCGGTGTTTGAGTCGGTGCTGTGTCCCCTGTAGCCcactaaaaatgaaatatacagcgcttgaattaaaaacaaataacattccTAAACTAATGGCACAACATTTGGATATTTGCATAATGTCCTTtggcctttttgtttttctgtttctgcaatGTCATTGACATTGGATTTCAAactaaacagtaaaacagttaATCAATAAACCTGTTTCATAGAGTCAGTGTCAGTATGATATATACCTCAGCCTATTCATTGATGATTCCTGGGgaaaaaatacaactaaattCTTAAGTCAGAGTTGCTAAATTTAAAGTTAGTTAGTTTAAGTCTGGTTCTGCAAATGTTTAACACTTAGTTGAGCAATTGCAACGAAAATACAGCATACTAATTCAACATCTGAAATACTAATATAGACTTTGCTTCAGTCCCAGCTTTAGGTAACACACATCAACTAAGAGATTTATTTTAACCTAATTATTCTAatcaattaaacatgtttaCTTTTCAGTAGATCTCAAAAATCTTATCACACAGTCTTACCGAGGCTGTGAGAATCAGTCCCACCAAACATAGTGCCAGTCCTCTCATTTTGAACACATATAAGCCTCTAATGCTCATACACTTATTTTATAGTGTTCATGTCAGTAGGTGGAGTCTGCTGCACTTCTGCACTGTAGCAGTTTTTAAGCTTCAGTTCTAGTTTAATATCAAAGTCCAATTTAGTATATTTGTCTGCAAATATTAAAATTGTTTACTCCAGCAAAGTCCACCTGCTGTTTGGTGTCATTTCTGAGCAGTGTTGGGCTCACATTTTGCCACTGGAGGTAAAAGACATCacactttgaataaaaaaagaaaaaagaaaaaggaagataAAAACCATTCTATAACTAAAAGTgtaattaaagttttttttttttctcatgtgaCAGCATTCTTTCGATAACAAATGCTTTACTGTGGAATATTTTCCTGGTGAATAGTGAacatagtgaaaaatgtccattgtAATTTCCCCAGGCCCATGGTGACGTCTCCAGATTCCTTGTTTTGTCCGAGCATCAATCCAACACCCAAAGGTATTCACTTTACTATCACATATCtcaaagaaatgcagcaaatcctcatatttgagaagctaaGGTTTAAACAACGTGTGGCATTTTTGattgggggggaaaaaaagacaaaaataattgtCAAATAAATGCTGACAAATTTTCTGTCAGCACTACTGTAATGAAAAGAGAAGATACTAACACAAATATTAAGTTGTCCTTGTAAATGATGTCATGTTTCAATCTTTTAACTTGATATAGGTATCTGTATACAGTGTGCTTCCAgaaaattgaaattttggaCTTCTTTCAGTAGTTTAGtttaaaagttaattttattGTTGGGCTTTTGTCAGTTAGCTACCTGCTGCCTCTTTCATAAATGTCTTGGCTGGATTAAAGGACAAAGCTGGCATTTCTCTGTACTTTTGTAAATACCAGCAAATCccataaaaacactaaaaccaACAACTGTTCTGTCAAATCTCAATACTTTTTAACTTCCCCTTTTGAATTTATTCAccatttgtcaaaaatgtgtcccaaggctttttggaaaaaaaattcaaatgacCTTAtaccaaacacatgaacaaataaaagaaactttTCCCACACAACCgacttaaaatgtttatttgaagGAGGCAGTAACACCAGCAGAGTAATGAAATGGTCATTTCAGCCATCTGTTgagctcctctgctgtgtgtcttcTATCACGTTTGCTTCCCCTGAAAAGATGGGACATTTAACATATAcaggttaaaatgaaaataaatatgaattgcCACATACTCTTTTACCCTCCCTCTTAAAATATGTAGTTTTAAGGTTGTTTTTCAGATgatatgttattttttacttttgaaagtTGTATCTTAAATACAAATTTTGGTGAGTGCTGAATAGTTTCTTACCTGGATCACATTTGCttgagttgttgttgttagaaAACCATCAGGATTTCCAAGAGGGTGCCATATACCTGACCTCTGAAGGGAAAGAGGACATTATTTTGGGAACTTAGAATTATACTTTGATGTATGTATGATGATAAATCTGAAATATAGGATCATTCTATCCACTCTAACTTCACACTCTAAGGTTTACATTAGGGAGTTTGTATTATCAGAATTGAAAATGTGCTCTCATTCATCCTCAGTGTGGAGCTCAGCAGAGAGTGAATTCTGAAAGGTAATGTTTAATGTACAAAAAATAGAtccaacaaaagaaagaaacaaagacaaactgagaaaacTGGGCTTTTGTTTCCCTTGTTTAACCAGGTAAAACTCACTGACATAAAGACAATTGAAGGAGACATCTTTGTCATTGGCAAACTCAAAACCTCCCTAATAAATTAAAGATTATATACATTAGGGCTGAAACTAACGGTTATGCTCATTATAGATTAATCTGGAAATAATTTTCTCGATCAGTTGATTAATCGTTAATTTACCACATCAATGTTCTATCATatatgtcaaagaaaaaagaaaatcttcaCATTCAAGAAGCCTTGTGTCACAGATCCACATCCTCCTGCTTTTACTCTCTCCGGCCACAGGGCGGCACTGGCGGGCTCAACAAACTTAAGCTCAGCTACGCAGCTGCCCAAGGTAtcgtaaaataaacaaagcagaCAATAAGATAAGACAGCTACAAAGCTGAAGAGCACGGTGAAGTCAGTGACTTTGAGAAAAAGTCTAAGGATATGAGCCAGGCAGTGGGACTACTTTAAACTATGGCTGTTTATGGAGCTTATCTTGATGCTAGCTAGTCCCGTGACAGTCATCTCTCCTGAGAAACCAGGTAAATTACTTTTAACTTGTGTAACCTTGTGGTTAATGATGATAAATTCATAAAATCACTTTCTCCTGCTGCCACCTTTGTCACCTACCGGcggtttttttcccccagttgGCGTTGTGCTCTTTGTAGccaactgaaaatgaaatatacagcgcttgaattaaaaacaaataacattccTAAACTAATGGCACATTTGGATGTTTGCATAACGTCCTTTGGCCTTTTTGTTTACTCTGTTTCTACAATGTCATTGACATTGGATTTCAAACTATGCAGCAAAACAGTTAATCAATAAACCTGTTTCATGTTGGGCTTTTGTCAGTTAGCTACCTGCTGTGTCTTTCATATATGTCTTGGCTGGATTAAAGGACAAAGCTGGCATTTCTCTGCAAATCccataaaaacactaaaaccaACAACGGTTCTGTCAAATCTCAGTACTTTTTAACTTCCCCTTTtgaatttattcattatttgtcaaaaatgtgtccCAAGGCTTTTTGGAAAAAATAGACATTTCAAATGACCTTATatcaaacacatgaacaaataaaagaaattttTCTCACACAACAGACTACCTGTCATCTGAAGGGAAAGATTTCAGTTGTAATGTCTTCTTTTCCATTGTTTAACTGGGGTAAAAAACTCACAATGTTAAAGAAAATTTCAGGGGACATCTTTGCCATTAATTAAAGCTTATTATGATGCTAGCTAGTTCTGCGACAGTCATCTCTCCTGTGGAACCAggtaaattactttttaatttgtgtaaCCTTGTGAGCACttcttcaaaaataataaaatcactttCTCCTGCTGCCATCTTTGTCACCCACCAGcagttttggtttcacagtTGGCATTGTACTCTCTGTAGcccctgaaaatgaaatatatagcaattgaattaaaaacaaaattccaATCCTAAACCAATGACAAAACATTGGGTGTTTGCATAATGtcctttttgtttattatattcCTGCAATGTCATTACATTAGATTTCAAACAAGGCAGCAAAACAGTCAATcagtaaatctgtttgtgaTACTTgatatgttattttttacttttgaaagtCATTTCAAATTCTAATTTCAGTGAGCAGTGAATACTTTCTTACCTGGGTCACATTCCCTTCAGTTGTTAGAGGTGGAAAACCATGAGGATTTTCAAGACCGTGccacacactggactgaatgGAAAGAACTTAGTTATCctttaatgtatgtatgtatgctgataaatctgaaatatttactttgaaaataTGATCATTCTATCCACTCTAAAATCACACTCTAAGGTTTACATTGGGGAGTTTGTATCATCAGAATttgtcattcatcatcatcaatgtgGAACTTTTGAAAGGTAATGTTTAATTtacaaaatagattttttttaaagtgtatgTTAGAAACAGGCCTGTGTTCCTGTCCCCTCCTATTTATTTATAGCACTATAtatctcttattttattttaaaacagttgtAATGTCTTCTTTTCCCTTGTTGAACCAGgtaaaaaaaactcactgagaaaaaaaatcaaacatcttTGCCATTATAATACACATTACAAGACAATACACATTAGGGCTGCAACGATTATGTTCATTGTAGGTTAAtcttgaaattattattattattatttattatcagtCGATTAATTGCTTTGcttataagaaaaaaataatttaccCATTCAACCTACTATtttatatgacaaagaaaaacaagaaaagctTCACATTCGAGAAACCAAAAGACAGTTTTGCTCAAAAAAATGACTAAACGattttgattattaaaattgaaaaattattGGTTTCTGCCCCACAGCGCTTCTCCCATCACAGATCCACATCCTCCTGCTTTTAGTCTCTCCGGCCACAGGCGGCACTGGCGGGGCTCAACAAACCTAAGCTCAGCTACGCAGCTGCCCAAGGTAtcgtaaaataaacaaagcagaCAATAAGATAAGACAGCTACAAAGCTGAAGAGCACGGTGAAGTCAGTGACTTTGAGAAAAAGTTTAAAGGATATGAGTCAGGCAGTGGGACTACTTTAAACTATGGCTGTTTATGGAGCTTATCTTGATGCTAGCTAGTCCCGCGACAGTCATCTCTCCTGAGAAACCAGGTAAATTACTTTTAACTTGTGTAACCTTGTGAGCACTTTCATGATAAATTCATAAAATCACTTTCTCCTGCTGCCACCTTTGTTACCTACCGGTGTTTGAGTCGGTGCTGTGTCCCCTGTAgcccactgaaaatgaaatatacagcgcttgaattaaaa
This genomic interval carries:
- the LOC108900041 gene encoding protein CDV3 homolog isoform X2; this translates as MADVPTEKSLDDFFAKRDKKKKKEKGKGKESAVGPTSTAVKKTKKEKEKSAKNENQDAQIEKDEEWKEFEQKEVDYSGLRLQALQISDEKEEEEYEKEEVGEDGEIILVSGDKVSGPWNKSGAAPPPAAPVEDVEVPEAKPAGVYRPPGARLSTNRRGPSQGPPEIFSDAQFPSLLATAKHVETRKDREMEKTFEVVKHRNRGREETGGASMQHLQLDNQYAILGDK
- the LOC108900041 gene encoding protein CDV3 homolog isoform X1; amino-acid sequence: MADVPTEKSLDDFFAKRDKKKKKEKGKGKESAVGPTSTAVKKTKKEKEKSAKNENQDAQIEKEDEEWKEFEQKEVDYSGLRLQALQISDEKEEEEYEKEEVGEDGEIILVSGDKVSGPWNKSGAAPPPAAPVEDVEVPEAKPAGVYRPPGARLSTNRRGPSQGPPEIFSDAQFPSLLATAKHVETRKDREMEKTFEVVKHRNRGREETGGASMQHLQLDNQYAILGDK